In the Bos taurus isolate L1 Dominette 01449 registration number 42190680 breed Hereford chromosome 21, ARS-UCD2.0, whole genome shotgun sequence genome, one interval contains:
- the BEGAIN gene encoding brain-enriched guanylate kinase-associated protein isoform X2 gives MWTGGRRPGRLRRAASAADMEKLRLRSAWVPSCLGQSRNLQGRRARSSPSLWDSSLQEQKGELRKRLSYTTHRLEKLENEFDSTRHFLEIELRRAQEELEKVTEKLRRIQSNYMALQRINQELEDKLFRMGQHYEEEKRALSHEIVALNSHLLEAKVTIDKLSEDNELYRKDCSLAAQLLQCSQTYGRGRKMAELPAEFQERMNLHAEKPGCSLPAPLCRPAYADSVPPCVLAKVLEKPDPGSLSSHLSEASAQDLGFPEGLEKPGSRPPYKGDIYCSDTALYCPEERHRDRRPSVEGPGSDVGFLQAQNSTDSTAEEEEEEEDTEAGAAAYPASYRHEAFGGYAASLPTSSSYSSFSAASEEKEHAQASTLTASQQAIYLNSRDELFGRKPPAAYGSSPRYAAAAAAVAAPLEAAVAPGFPRTVSPFPAEPFRFPLSPGPQPALMPPNLWNLRAKPGSARLVAGAGRGQWRPLSVDDIGAYPFPAAAAAPAPSLASPGGFNDRYYGARGSPGENAEGRASPLYASYKADSFSEGDDLSQGHLVEPRYLRAAGDLSLSPGRSADPLPSYAASEGDRERLGVQLLGASGSPEPELSLRSSRDSLEPSSMEASPEMHPGARLSPQPAFPRAGSSGLSRKDSLTKAQLYGTLLN, from the exons CTCGCTGCAGGAGCAGAAGGGCGAGCTGCGCAAGCGGCTGTCCTACACCACGCACCGGCTGGAGAAACTGGAGAACGAGTTCGACTCCACCCGCCACTTCTTGGAGATCGAACTGCGCCGTGCGCAGGAGGAGCTGGAGAAAGTCACTGAGAAGCTGCGCAG GATTCAGAGCAACTACATGGCGCTGCAGAGGATCAACCAGGAGCTGGAGGACAAGCTATTCCGCATG GGCCAGCACTATGAGGAAGAAAAACGAGCTCTCAGCCATGAGATTGTCGCCCTCAACAGCCACCTGCTGGAGGCCAAGGTGACCATTGACAAGCTCTCGGAGGACAAT GAGCTCTACAGGAAGGACTGCAGTCTCGCGGCGCAGCTGCTGCAGTGCAGCCAGACCTACGGCAGGGGCCGCAAGATGGCTGAG CTGCCCGCGGAGTTCCAGGAACGCATGAACCTGCACGCAGAGAAGCCAGGCTGCAGCCTGCCCGCCCCGCTCTGCCGCCCGGCCTACGCCGACAGCGTGCCCCCCTGCGTGCTTGCCAAGGTGCTGGAGAAGCCGGACCCCGGCAGCCTGTCCTCCCACCTGTCGGAAGCCTCGGCCCaagacctgggcttccctgaggggCTGGAGAAGCCAGGGTCCCGACCCCCCTACAAGGGGGACATCTACTGCAGCGACACGGCCCTCTACTGCCCTGAGGAGCGGCACCGAGACCGGCGGCCCAGCGTGGAGGGGCCCGGGTCCGACGTGGGCTTCCTGCAGGCCCAGAATTCCACCGACAGCACggccgaggaggaggaggaggaggaagatacCGAGGCCGGCGCGGCGGCCTACCCCGCCAGCTACCGCCACGAGGCCTTCGGCGGCTACGCGGCCTCGCTGCCCACGTCCAGCTCCTACTCCAGCTTCAGCGCCGCGTCCGAGGAGAAGGAGCACGCCCAGGCCAGCACGCTGACCGCCTCGCAGCAGGCCATCTACCTGAATAGCCGCGACGAGCTCTTCGGCCGCAAGCCGCCCGCAGCCTACGGGAGCAGCCCGCGCTATGCGGCTGCCGCAGCTGCGGTGGCTGCCCCGCTGGAGGCCGCAGTGGCTCCGGGGTTCCCCAGGACTGTGTCGCCGTTCCCCGCCGAGCCCTTCCGCTTCCCACTCTCCCCGGGCCCCCAGCCTGCCCTGATGCCCCCCAACCTGTGGAACCTGCGGGCCAAGCCTGGGTCCGCCCGGCTGGTCGCAGGGGCCGGGCGCGGCCAATGGCGGCCACTGAGCGTGGACGACATCGGCGCCTATCCCTTTCCGGCCGCGGCTGCGGCCCCTGCCCCTAGCCTCGCCTCGCCTGGCGGCTTCAATGACCGCTACTATGGGGCCCGAGGCAGCCCCGGTGAGAATGCCGAGGGCCGCGCTAGCCCCCTCTATGCCAGCTACAAGGCCGATAGCTTCTCGGAGGGTGATGACCTCTCCCAGGGCCACCTGGTCGAGCCCCGCTACCTCCGGGCAGCTGGTGACCTGAGCCTTAGCCCTGGCCGCTCGGCTGACCCCCTGCCCAGCTACGCGGCCAGTGAGGGGGACCGCGAGCGGCTTGGGGTGCAGCTCCTCGGGGCAAGCGGCAGCCCTGAGCCTGAGCTCAGCCTCCGCAGCTCCAGGGACTCCCTGGAGCCCAGCTCCATGGAGGCCTCCCCGGAGATGCACCCCGGTGCCCGCCTCAGCCCCCAGCCTGCCTTCCCTCGGGCGGGCAGCTCGGGGCTCAGCCGCAAGGACAGCCTCACGAAAGCCCAGCTCTACGGAACCCTGCTCAACTGA
- the BEGAIN gene encoding brain-enriched guanylate kinase-associated protein isoform X4 has protein sequence MEKLRLRSAWVPSCLGQSRNLQGRRARSSPSLWDSSLQEQKGELRKRLSYTTHRLEKLENEFDSTRHFLEIELRRAQEELEKVTEKLRRIQSNYMALQRINQELEDKLFRMGQHYEEEKRALSHEIVALNSHLLEAKVTIDKLSEDNELYRKDCSLAAQLLQCSQTYGRGRKMAELPAEFQERMNLHAEKPGCSLPAPLCRPAYADSVPPCVLAKVLEKPDPGSLSSHLSEASAQDLGFPEGLEKPGSRPPYKGDIYCSDTALYCPEERHRDRRPSVEGPGSDVGFLQAQNSTDSTAEEEEEEEDTEAGAAAYPASYRHEAFGGYAASLPTSSSYSSFSAASEEKEHAQASTLTASQQAIYLNSRDELFGRKPPAAYGSSPRYAAAAAAVAAPLEAAVAPGFPRTVSPFPAEPFRFPLSPGPQPALMPPNLWNLRAKPGSARLVAGAGRGQWRPLSVDDIGAYPFPAAAAAPAPSLASPGGFNDRYYGARGSPGENAEGRASPLYASYKADSFSEGDDLSQGHLVEPRYLRAAGDLSLSPGRSADPLPSYAASEGDRERLGVQLLGASGSPEPELSLRSSRDSLEPSSMEASPEMHPGARLSPQPAFPRAGSSGLSRKDSLTKAQLYGTLLN, from the exons CTCGCTGCAGGAGCAGAAGGGCGAGCTGCGCAAGCGGCTGTCCTACACCACGCACCGGCTGGAGAAACTGGAGAACGAGTTCGACTCCACCCGCCACTTCTTGGAGATCGAACTGCGCCGTGCGCAGGAGGAGCTGGAGAAAGTCACTGAGAAGCTGCGCAG GATTCAGAGCAACTACATGGCGCTGCAGAGGATCAACCAGGAGCTGGAGGACAAGCTATTCCGCATG GGCCAGCACTATGAGGAAGAAAAACGAGCTCTCAGCCATGAGATTGTCGCCCTCAACAGCCACCTGCTGGAGGCCAAGGTGACCATTGACAAGCTCTCGGAGGACAAT GAGCTCTACAGGAAGGACTGCAGTCTCGCGGCGCAGCTGCTGCAGTGCAGCCAGACCTACGGCAGGGGCCGCAAGATGGCTGAG CTGCCCGCGGAGTTCCAGGAACGCATGAACCTGCACGCAGAGAAGCCAGGCTGCAGCCTGCCCGCCCCGCTCTGCCGCCCGGCCTACGCCGACAGCGTGCCCCCCTGCGTGCTTGCCAAGGTGCTGGAGAAGCCGGACCCCGGCAGCCTGTCCTCCCACCTGTCGGAAGCCTCGGCCCaagacctgggcttccctgaggggCTGGAGAAGCCAGGGTCCCGACCCCCCTACAAGGGGGACATCTACTGCAGCGACACGGCCCTCTACTGCCCTGAGGAGCGGCACCGAGACCGGCGGCCCAGCGTGGAGGGGCCCGGGTCCGACGTGGGCTTCCTGCAGGCCCAGAATTCCACCGACAGCACggccgaggaggaggaggaggaggaagatacCGAGGCCGGCGCGGCGGCCTACCCCGCCAGCTACCGCCACGAGGCCTTCGGCGGCTACGCGGCCTCGCTGCCCACGTCCAGCTCCTACTCCAGCTTCAGCGCCGCGTCCGAGGAGAAGGAGCACGCCCAGGCCAGCACGCTGACCGCCTCGCAGCAGGCCATCTACCTGAATAGCCGCGACGAGCTCTTCGGCCGCAAGCCGCCCGCAGCCTACGGGAGCAGCCCGCGCTATGCGGCTGCCGCAGCTGCGGTGGCTGCCCCGCTGGAGGCCGCAGTGGCTCCGGGGTTCCCCAGGACTGTGTCGCCGTTCCCCGCCGAGCCCTTCCGCTTCCCACTCTCCCCGGGCCCCCAGCCTGCCCTGATGCCCCCCAACCTGTGGAACCTGCGGGCCAAGCCTGGGTCCGCCCGGCTGGTCGCAGGGGCCGGGCGCGGCCAATGGCGGCCACTGAGCGTGGACGACATCGGCGCCTATCCCTTTCCGGCCGCGGCTGCGGCCCCTGCCCCTAGCCTCGCCTCGCCTGGCGGCTTCAATGACCGCTACTATGGGGCCCGAGGCAGCCCCGGTGAGAATGCCGAGGGCCGCGCTAGCCCCCTCTATGCCAGCTACAAGGCCGATAGCTTCTCGGAGGGTGATGACCTCTCCCAGGGCCACCTGGTCGAGCCCCGCTACCTCCGGGCAGCTGGTGACCTGAGCCTTAGCCCTGGCCGCTCGGCTGACCCCCTGCCCAGCTACGCGGCCAGTGAGGGGGACCGCGAGCGGCTTGGGGTGCAGCTCCTCGGGGCAAGCGGCAGCCCTGAGCCTGAGCTCAGCCTCCGCAGCTCCAGGGACTCCCTGGAGCCCAGCTCCATGGAGGCCTCCCCGGAGATGCACCCCGGTGCCCGCCTCAGCCCCCAGCCTGCCTTCCCTCGGGCGGGCAGCTCGGGGCTCAGCCGCAAGGACAGCCTCACGAAAGCCCAGCTCTACGGAACCCTGCTCAACTGA
- the BEGAIN gene encoding brain-enriched guanylate kinase-associated protein isoform X8: MEKLSSLQEQKGELRKRLSYTTHRLEKLENEFDSTRHFLEIELRRAQEELEKVTEKLRRIQSNYMALQRINQELEDKLFRMGQHYEEEKRALSHEIVALNSHLLEAKVTIDKLSEDNELYRKDCSLAAQLLQCSQTYGRGRKMAELPAEFQERMNLHAEKPGCSLPAPLCRPAYADSVPPCVLAKVLEKPDPGSLSSHLSEASAQDLGFPEGLEKPGSRPPYKGDIYCSDTALYCPEERHRDRRPSVEGPGSDVGFLQAQNSTDSTAEEEEEEEDTEAGAAAYPASYRHEAFGGYAASLPTSSSYSSFSAASEEKEHAQASTLTASQQAIYLNSRDELFGRKPPAAYGSSPRYAAAAAAVAAPLEAAVAPGFPRTVSPFPAEPFRFPLSPGPQPALMPPNLWNLRAKPGSARLVAGAGRGQWRPLSVDDIGAYPFPAAAAAPAPSLASPGGFNDRYYGARGSPGENAEGRASPLYASYKADSFSEGDDLSQGHLVEPRYLRAAGDLSLSPGRSADPLPSYAASEGDRERLGVQLLGASGSPEPELSLRSSRDSLEPSSMEASPEMHPGARLSPQPAFPRAGSSGLSRKDSLTKAQLYGTLLN; this comes from the exons CTCGCTGCAGGAGCAGAAGGGCGAGCTGCGCAAGCGGCTGTCCTACACCACGCACCGGCTGGAGAAACTGGAGAACGAGTTCGACTCCACCCGCCACTTCTTGGAGATCGAACTGCGCCGTGCGCAGGAGGAGCTGGAGAAAGTCACTGAGAAGCTGCGCAG GATTCAGAGCAACTACATGGCGCTGCAGAGGATCAACCAGGAGCTGGAGGACAAGCTATTCCGCATG GGCCAGCACTATGAGGAAGAAAAACGAGCTCTCAGCCATGAGATTGTCGCCCTCAACAGCCACCTGCTGGAGGCCAAGGTGACCATTGACAAGCTCTCGGAGGACAAT GAGCTCTACAGGAAGGACTGCAGTCTCGCGGCGCAGCTGCTGCAGTGCAGCCAGACCTACGGCAGGGGCCGCAAGATGGCTGAG CTGCCCGCGGAGTTCCAGGAACGCATGAACCTGCACGCAGAGAAGCCAGGCTGCAGCCTGCCCGCCCCGCTCTGCCGCCCGGCCTACGCCGACAGCGTGCCCCCCTGCGTGCTTGCCAAGGTGCTGGAGAAGCCGGACCCCGGCAGCCTGTCCTCCCACCTGTCGGAAGCCTCGGCCCaagacctgggcttccctgaggggCTGGAGAAGCCAGGGTCCCGACCCCCCTACAAGGGGGACATCTACTGCAGCGACACGGCCCTCTACTGCCCTGAGGAGCGGCACCGAGACCGGCGGCCCAGCGTGGAGGGGCCCGGGTCCGACGTGGGCTTCCTGCAGGCCCAGAATTCCACCGACAGCACggccgaggaggaggaggaggaggaagatacCGAGGCCGGCGCGGCGGCCTACCCCGCCAGCTACCGCCACGAGGCCTTCGGCGGCTACGCGGCCTCGCTGCCCACGTCCAGCTCCTACTCCAGCTTCAGCGCCGCGTCCGAGGAGAAGGAGCACGCCCAGGCCAGCACGCTGACCGCCTCGCAGCAGGCCATCTACCTGAATAGCCGCGACGAGCTCTTCGGCCGCAAGCCGCCCGCAGCCTACGGGAGCAGCCCGCGCTATGCGGCTGCCGCAGCTGCGGTGGCTGCCCCGCTGGAGGCCGCAGTGGCTCCGGGGTTCCCCAGGACTGTGTCGCCGTTCCCCGCCGAGCCCTTCCGCTTCCCACTCTCCCCGGGCCCCCAGCCTGCCCTGATGCCCCCCAACCTGTGGAACCTGCGGGCCAAGCCTGGGTCCGCCCGGCTGGTCGCAGGGGCCGGGCGCGGCCAATGGCGGCCACTGAGCGTGGACGACATCGGCGCCTATCCCTTTCCGGCCGCGGCTGCGGCCCCTGCCCCTAGCCTCGCCTCGCCTGGCGGCTTCAATGACCGCTACTATGGGGCCCGAGGCAGCCCCGGTGAGAATGCCGAGGGCCGCGCTAGCCCCCTCTATGCCAGCTACAAGGCCGATAGCTTCTCGGAGGGTGATGACCTCTCCCAGGGCCACCTGGTCGAGCCCCGCTACCTCCGGGCAGCTGGTGACCTGAGCCTTAGCCCTGGCCGCTCGGCTGACCCCCTGCCCAGCTACGCGGCCAGTGAGGGGGACCGCGAGCGGCTTGGGGTGCAGCTCCTCGGGGCAAGCGGCAGCCCTGAGCCTGAGCTCAGCCTCCGCAGCTCCAGGGACTCCCTGGAGCCCAGCTCCATGGAGGCCTCCCCGGAGATGCACCCCGGTGCCCGCCTCAGCCCCCAGCCTGCCTTCCCTCGGGCGGGCAGCTCGGGGCTCAGCCGCAAGGACAGCCTCACGAAAGCCCAGCTCTACGGAACCCTGCTCAACTGA
- the BEGAIN gene encoding brain-enriched guanylate kinase-associated protein isoform X1, giving the protein MQKGNRTPRPAPPAPKSSSQASAADMEKLRLRSAWVPSCLGQSRNLQGRRARSSPSLWDSSLQEQKGELRKRLSYTTHRLEKLENEFDSTRHFLEIELRRAQEELEKVTEKLRRIQSNYMALQRINQELEDKLFRMGQHYEEEKRALSHEIVALNSHLLEAKVTIDKLSEDNELYRKDCSLAAQLLQCSQTYGRGRKMAELPAEFQERMNLHAEKPGCSLPAPLCRPAYADSVPPCVLAKVLEKPDPGSLSSHLSEASAQDLGFPEGLEKPGSRPPYKGDIYCSDTALYCPEERHRDRRPSVEGPGSDVGFLQAQNSTDSTAEEEEEEEDTEAGAAAYPASYRHEAFGGYAASLPTSSSYSSFSAASEEKEHAQASTLTASQQAIYLNSRDELFGRKPPAAYGSSPRYAAAAAAVAAPLEAAVAPGFPRTVSPFPAEPFRFPLSPGPQPALMPPNLWNLRAKPGSARLVAGAGRGQWRPLSVDDIGAYPFPAAAAAPAPSLASPGGFNDRYYGARGSPGENAEGRASPLYASYKADSFSEGDDLSQGHLVEPRYLRAAGDLSLSPGRSADPLPSYAASEGDRERLGVQLLGASGSPEPELSLRSSRDSLEPSSMEASPEMHPGARLSPQPAFPRAGSSGLSRKDSLTKAQLYGTLLN; this is encoded by the exons CTCGCTGCAGGAGCAGAAGGGCGAGCTGCGCAAGCGGCTGTCCTACACCACGCACCGGCTGGAGAAACTGGAGAACGAGTTCGACTCCACCCGCCACTTCTTGGAGATCGAACTGCGCCGTGCGCAGGAGGAGCTGGAGAAAGTCACTGAGAAGCTGCGCAG GATTCAGAGCAACTACATGGCGCTGCAGAGGATCAACCAGGAGCTGGAGGACAAGCTATTCCGCATG GGCCAGCACTATGAGGAAGAAAAACGAGCTCTCAGCCATGAGATTGTCGCCCTCAACAGCCACCTGCTGGAGGCCAAGGTGACCATTGACAAGCTCTCGGAGGACAAT GAGCTCTACAGGAAGGACTGCAGTCTCGCGGCGCAGCTGCTGCAGTGCAGCCAGACCTACGGCAGGGGCCGCAAGATGGCTGAG CTGCCCGCGGAGTTCCAGGAACGCATGAACCTGCACGCAGAGAAGCCAGGCTGCAGCCTGCCCGCCCCGCTCTGCCGCCCGGCCTACGCCGACAGCGTGCCCCCCTGCGTGCTTGCCAAGGTGCTGGAGAAGCCGGACCCCGGCAGCCTGTCCTCCCACCTGTCGGAAGCCTCGGCCCaagacctgggcttccctgaggggCTGGAGAAGCCAGGGTCCCGACCCCCCTACAAGGGGGACATCTACTGCAGCGACACGGCCCTCTACTGCCCTGAGGAGCGGCACCGAGACCGGCGGCCCAGCGTGGAGGGGCCCGGGTCCGACGTGGGCTTCCTGCAGGCCCAGAATTCCACCGACAGCACggccgaggaggaggaggaggaggaagatacCGAGGCCGGCGCGGCGGCCTACCCCGCCAGCTACCGCCACGAGGCCTTCGGCGGCTACGCGGCCTCGCTGCCCACGTCCAGCTCCTACTCCAGCTTCAGCGCCGCGTCCGAGGAGAAGGAGCACGCCCAGGCCAGCACGCTGACCGCCTCGCAGCAGGCCATCTACCTGAATAGCCGCGACGAGCTCTTCGGCCGCAAGCCGCCCGCAGCCTACGGGAGCAGCCCGCGCTATGCGGCTGCCGCAGCTGCGGTGGCTGCCCCGCTGGAGGCCGCAGTGGCTCCGGGGTTCCCCAGGACTGTGTCGCCGTTCCCCGCCGAGCCCTTCCGCTTCCCACTCTCCCCGGGCCCCCAGCCTGCCCTGATGCCCCCCAACCTGTGGAACCTGCGGGCCAAGCCTGGGTCCGCCCGGCTGGTCGCAGGGGCCGGGCGCGGCCAATGGCGGCCACTGAGCGTGGACGACATCGGCGCCTATCCCTTTCCGGCCGCGGCTGCGGCCCCTGCCCCTAGCCTCGCCTCGCCTGGCGGCTTCAATGACCGCTACTATGGGGCCCGAGGCAGCCCCGGTGAGAATGCCGAGGGCCGCGCTAGCCCCCTCTATGCCAGCTACAAGGCCGATAGCTTCTCGGAGGGTGATGACCTCTCCCAGGGCCACCTGGTCGAGCCCCGCTACCTCCGGGCAGCTGGTGACCTGAGCCTTAGCCCTGGCCGCTCGGCTGACCCCCTGCCCAGCTACGCGGCCAGTGAGGGGGACCGCGAGCGGCTTGGGGTGCAGCTCCTCGGGGCAAGCGGCAGCCCTGAGCCTGAGCTCAGCCTCCGCAGCTCCAGGGACTCCCTGGAGCCCAGCTCCATGGAGGCCTCCCCGGAGATGCACCCCGGTGCCCGCCTCAGCCCCCAGCCTGCCTTCCCTCGGGCGGGCAGCTCGGGGCTCAGCCGCAAGGACAGCCTCACGAAAGCCCAGCTCTACGGAACCCTGCTCAACTGA
- the BEGAIN gene encoding brain-enriched guanylate kinase-associated protein isoform X6, producing MWTGGRRPGRLRRAASAADMEKLSSLQEQKGELRKRLSYTTHRLEKLENEFDSTRHFLEIELRRAQEELEKVTEKLRRIQSNYMALQRINQELEDKLFRMGQHYEEEKRALSHEIVALNSHLLEAKVTIDKLSEDNELYRKDCSLAAQLLQCSQTYGRGRKMAELPAEFQERMNLHAEKPGCSLPAPLCRPAYADSVPPCVLAKVLEKPDPGSLSSHLSEASAQDLGFPEGLEKPGSRPPYKGDIYCSDTALYCPEERHRDRRPSVEGPGSDVGFLQAQNSTDSTAEEEEEEEDTEAGAAAYPASYRHEAFGGYAASLPTSSSYSSFSAASEEKEHAQASTLTASQQAIYLNSRDELFGRKPPAAYGSSPRYAAAAAAVAAPLEAAVAPGFPRTVSPFPAEPFRFPLSPGPQPALMPPNLWNLRAKPGSARLVAGAGRGQWRPLSVDDIGAYPFPAAAAAPAPSLASPGGFNDRYYGARGSPGENAEGRASPLYASYKADSFSEGDDLSQGHLVEPRYLRAAGDLSLSPGRSADPLPSYAASEGDRERLGVQLLGASGSPEPELSLRSSRDSLEPSSMEASPEMHPGARLSPQPAFPRAGSSGLSRKDSLTKAQLYGTLLN from the exons CTCGCTGCAGGAGCAGAAGGGCGAGCTGCGCAAGCGGCTGTCCTACACCACGCACCGGCTGGAGAAACTGGAGAACGAGTTCGACTCCACCCGCCACTTCTTGGAGATCGAACTGCGCCGTGCGCAGGAGGAGCTGGAGAAAGTCACTGAGAAGCTGCGCAG GATTCAGAGCAACTACATGGCGCTGCAGAGGATCAACCAGGAGCTGGAGGACAAGCTATTCCGCATG GGCCAGCACTATGAGGAAGAAAAACGAGCTCTCAGCCATGAGATTGTCGCCCTCAACAGCCACCTGCTGGAGGCCAAGGTGACCATTGACAAGCTCTCGGAGGACAAT GAGCTCTACAGGAAGGACTGCAGTCTCGCGGCGCAGCTGCTGCAGTGCAGCCAGACCTACGGCAGGGGCCGCAAGATGGCTGAG CTGCCCGCGGAGTTCCAGGAACGCATGAACCTGCACGCAGAGAAGCCAGGCTGCAGCCTGCCCGCCCCGCTCTGCCGCCCGGCCTACGCCGACAGCGTGCCCCCCTGCGTGCTTGCCAAGGTGCTGGAGAAGCCGGACCCCGGCAGCCTGTCCTCCCACCTGTCGGAAGCCTCGGCCCaagacctgggcttccctgaggggCTGGAGAAGCCAGGGTCCCGACCCCCCTACAAGGGGGACATCTACTGCAGCGACACGGCCCTCTACTGCCCTGAGGAGCGGCACCGAGACCGGCGGCCCAGCGTGGAGGGGCCCGGGTCCGACGTGGGCTTCCTGCAGGCCCAGAATTCCACCGACAGCACggccgaggaggaggaggaggaggaagatacCGAGGCCGGCGCGGCGGCCTACCCCGCCAGCTACCGCCACGAGGCCTTCGGCGGCTACGCGGCCTCGCTGCCCACGTCCAGCTCCTACTCCAGCTTCAGCGCCGCGTCCGAGGAGAAGGAGCACGCCCAGGCCAGCACGCTGACCGCCTCGCAGCAGGCCATCTACCTGAATAGCCGCGACGAGCTCTTCGGCCGCAAGCCGCCCGCAGCCTACGGGAGCAGCCCGCGCTATGCGGCTGCCGCAGCTGCGGTGGCTGCCCCGCTGGAGGCCGCAGTGGCTCCGGGGTTCCCCAGGACTGTGTCGCCGTTCCCCGCCGAGCCCTTCCGCTTCCCACTCTCCCCGGGCCCCCAGCCTGCCCTGATGCCCCCCAACCTGTGGAACCTGCGGGCCAAGCCTGGGTCCGCCCGGCTGGTCGCAGGGGCCGGGCGCGGCCAATGGCGGCCACTGAGCGTGGACGACATCGGCGCCTATCCCTTTCCGGCCGCGGCTGCGGCCCCTGCCCCTAGCCTCGCCTCGCCTGGCGGCTTCAATGACCGCTACTATGGGGCCCGAGGCAGCCCCGGTGAGAATGCCGAGGGCCGCGCTAGCCCCCTCTATGCCAGCTACAAGGCCGATAGCTTCTCGGAGGGTGATGACCTCTCCCAGGGCCACCTGGTCGAGCCCCGCTACCTCCGGGCAGCTGGTGACCTGAGCCTTAGCCCTGGCCGCTCGGCTGACCCCCTGCCCAGCTACGCGGCCAGTGAGGGGGACCGCGAGCGGCTTGGGGTGCAGCTCCTCGGGGCAAGCGGCAGCCCTGAGCCTGAGCTCAGCCTCCGCAGCTCCAGGGACTCCCTGGAGCCCAGCTCCATGGAGGCCTCCCCGGAGATGCACCCCGGTGCCCGCCTCAGCCCCCAGCCTGCCTTCCCTCGGGCGGGCAGCTCGGGGCTCAGCCGCAAGGACAGCCTCACGAAAGCCCAGCTCTACGGAACCCTGCTCAACTGA